A region of Arabidopsis thaliana chromosome 5, partial sequence DNA encodes the following proteins:
- a CDS encoding Leucine-rich repeat protein kinase family protein, translating into MEQLKVLPLLFLSWVMFLQSTHQLPNSQTQVLYQLRKHLEFPKALESWGNYYGDLCQIPATAHMSITCQGNSITELKVMGDKLFKPFGMFDGSSLPNHTLSEAFIIDSFVTTLTRLTSLRVLSLVSLGIYGEFPGKIHRLNSLEYLDLSSNFLFGSVPPDISRLVMLQSLMLDGNYFNGSVPDTLDSLTNLTVLSLKNNRFKGPFPSSICRIGRLTNLALSHNEISGKLPDLSKLSHLHMLDLRENHLDSELPVMPIRLVTVLLSKNSFSGEIPRRFGGLSQLQHLDLSFNHLTGTPSRFLFSLPNISYLDLASNKLSGKLPLNLTCGGKLGFVDLSNNRLIGTPPRCLAGASGERVVKLGGNCLSIIGSHDQHQEFLCEEAETEGKQFQGRKVGILIAVIGGAVLVLVFFVLVILLLLCTNRCSSCCSREKSVPQTRLKVVTDNSHTSLSSEVLASARLISQTAKLGAQGVPSCRSFSFEDLKEATDDFDSSRFLGEGSLGKLYRGTLENGSSIAIRCLVLSRKFSSQSIRGHLDWMAKLNHPHLLGFLGHCTQTSGEHDPVATILYLVYEYMPNGSYRTHLSESFSEKILTWPDRLAILIEIAKAVHFLHTGVMPGSFNNQLKTNNILLDEHKIAKLSDYGVSAIIEENEKLETKSETHKSKKKAKREDDVYNFGFILLESLIGPVPTTKGEAFLLNEMVTKRKSKKKKHHHCYLIETNLVNSCCCNVVFADIIWEPRRSAENSKSNSPNNKLAGVFIDCDLNRQ; encoded by the exons ATGGAACAATTAAAGGTTTTACCTTTGCTCTTTCTTTCATGGGTTATGTTCTTACAAAGCACTCATCAACTGCCGAACTCTCAGACTCAGGTCCTGTATCAGCTCAGGAAGCATCTGGAATTCCCTAAAGCTCTGGAATCTTGGGGAAATTACTATGGAGACTTATGTCAAATCCCTGCAACTGCTCACATGAGCATCACCTGTCAAGGTAATTCCATCACGGAGCTTAAAGTCATGGGGGACAAGCTTTTTAAACCATTTGGTATGTTTGATGGGTCTTCACTTCCAAATCACACTCTGTCTGAAGCATTCAtaattgattcttttgttaCCACATTGACAAGGCTTACAAGCTTGAGGGTTCTTAGCTTAGTGTCTCTAGGTATCTATGGTGAGTTCCCAGGGAAAATCCATCGGTTGAATTCTCTTGAGTACTTGGATTTGAGttcaaattttctgtttgGCTCTGTCCCTCCTGATATTTCCAGATTGGTTATGCTTCAAAGTCTGATGCTTGATGGAAATTACTTCAACGGTAGTGTTCCAGACACGTTGGATTCCTTGACCAATCTTACTGTTCTTAGTTTAAAGAACAATCGGTTCAAAGGTccatttccttcttcaattTGCAGAATTGGAAGACTAACAAATCTTGCTCTATCACACAATGAGATTTCTGGTAAATTGCCTGATCTCAGCAAGTTAAGTCATCTGCATATGCTGGATCTGAGAGAAAACCACTTGGATTCTGAACTACCTGTCATGCCTATAAGATTAGTTACTGTTCTCCTGAGCAAGAACTCCTTCTCAGGCGAAATTCCAAGACGTTTTGGCGGTTTGTCTCAGCTTCAGCATCTTGACTTGTCGTTCAATCATCTGACTGGAACTCCATCTCGGTTCTTGTTCTCTTTGCCAAACATTAGTTACTTGGATTTGGCATCTAACAAGCTCAGTGGGAAGCTACCTCTTAATCTGACCTGTGGAGGCAAACTCGGATTTGTGGATTTGTCGAATAACAGATTGATTGGGACTCCTCCCCGTTGCTTGGCAGGAGCTTCCGGCGAGCGAGTTGTTAAACTTGGTGGAAACTGCTTGTCCATAATTGGCAGTCATGATCAGCATCAAGAATTCTTATGCGAAGAGGCTGAAACTGAGGGAAAACAGTTCCAAGGAAGAAAGGTTGGGATTTTGATTGCTGTCATTGGTGGAgctgttcttgttcttgtgttttttgtaTTAGTTATCCTCCTCCTGTTATGCACAAACCGCTGCTCTAGCTGTTGTTCAAGAGAAAAGTCAGTGCCGCAAACTCGGCTTAAGGTTGTGACAGATAACTCACACACCAGTCTCTCCTCTGAAGTTCTTGCTAGTGCAA GGTTAATCTCTCAAACAGCAAAGCTAGGTGCACAGGGTGTGCCCTCATGCCGgtccttttcttttgaagaTTTAAAGGAAGCCACAGACGATTTTGATTCATCACGTTTCTTAGGTGAAGGCTCCCTTGGAAAG CTATACAGAGGAACACTGGAAAATGGAAGTTCCATAGCTATCAGATGTCTGGTTTTATCAAGGAAATTCTCCAGCCAGAGTATCAGAGGTCACTTAGACTGGATGGCAAAGCTCAACCATCCTCATCTCCTTGGCTTCTTGGGCCATTGTACGCAAACCAGCGGAGAACACGATCCTGTTGCAACCATACTCTACCTTGTATACGAGTATATGCCCAACGGGAGCTATCGCACACATCTATCAG AATCTTTCTCGGAGAAGATCCTGACATGGCCAGATCGGCTAGCAATTCTGATTGAGATAGCAAAGGCAGTTCATTTTCTTCACACCGGTGTAATGCCTGGTTCATTCAACAATCAGCTTAAGACTAACAATATTTTGCTTGACGAACACAAGATTGCAAAGCTCAGTGACTATGGAGTCTCTGCCATCATTGAAGAGAACGAAAAGCTTGAG ACAAAGTCAGAAACCCACAAGTCAAA GAAAAAGGCTAAAAGAGAGGACGATGTGTACAACTTCGGATTCATACTTCTGGAATCTCTGATAGGACCAGTGCCCACTACAAAAGGAGAGGCTTTTCTTCTCAACGAAATGgtaacaaagagaaaaagcaaaaaaaaaaagcatcatCATTGTTATTTGattgaaacaaatttggttAATAGCTGTTGCTGCAATGTTGTGTTTGCAGACATCATTTGGGAGCCAAGACGGTCGGCAGAAAATAGTAAGTCCAACAGTCCTAACAACAAGCTCGCAGGAGTCTTTATCGATTGCGATCTCAATCGCCAATAA
- the HEMG2 gene encoding Flavin containing amine oxidoreductase family, producing the protein MIMGLIKNGTLYCRFGISWNFAAVFFSTYFRHCFRLVRDFDSELLQIAMASGAVADHQIEAVSGKRVAVVGAGVSGLAAAYKLKSRGLNVTVFEADGRVGGKLRSVMQNGLIWDEGANTMTEAEPEVGSLLDDLGLREKQQFPISQKKRYIVRNGVPVMLPTNPIELVTSSVLSTQSKFQILLEPFLWKKKSSKVSDASAEESVSEFFQRHFGQEVVDYLIDPFVGGTSAADPDSLSMKHSFPDLWNVEKSFGSIIVGAIRTKFAAKGGKSRDTKSSPGTKKGSRGSFSFKGGMQILPDTLCKSLSHDEINLDSKVLSLSYNSGSRQENWSLSCVSHNETQRQNPHYDAVIMTAPLCNVKEMKVMKGGQPFQLNFLPEINYMPLSVLITTFTKEKVKRPLEGFGVLIPSKEQKHGFKTLGTLFSSMMFPDRSPSDVHLYTTFIGGSRNQELAKASTDELKQVVTSDLQRLLGVEGEPVSVNHYYWRKAFPLYDSSYDSVMEAIDKMENDLPGFFYAGNHRGGLSVGKSIASGCKAADLVISYLESCSNDKKPNDSL; encoded by the exons ATGATAATGGGCCTGATTAAAAACGGTACCCTTTATTGTCGTTTTGGGATAAGCTGGAATTTTGCCgctgtgtttttttctacttaTTTCCGTCACTGCTTTCGACTGGTCAGAGATTTTGACTCTGAATTGTTGCAGATAGCAATGGCGTCTGGAGCAGTAGCAGATCATC AAATTGAAGCGGTTTCAGGAAAAAGAGTCGCAGTCGTAGGTGCAGGTGTAAG TGGACTTGCGGCGGCTTACAAGTTGAAATCGAGGGGTTTGAATGTGACTGTGTTTGAAGCTGATGGAAGAGTAGGTGGGAAGTTGAGAAGTGTTATGCAAAATGGTTTGATTTGGGATGAAGGAGCAAACACCATG ACTGAGGCTGAGCCAGAAGTTGGGAGTTTACTTGATGATCTTGGGCTTCGTGAGAAACAACAATTT CCAATTTCACAGAAAAAGCGGTATATTGTGCGGAATGGTGTACCTGTGATG CTACCTACCAATCCCATAGAGCTGGTCACAAGTAGTGTGCTCTCTACCCAATCTAAG TTTCAAATCTTGTTGGAACCATTTTTATGGAAGAAAAAGTCCTCAAAAGTCTCAGATGCATCTGCTGAAGAAAG TGTAAGCGAGTTCTTTCAACGCCATTTTGGACAAGAG GTTGTTGACTATCTCATCGACCCTTTTGTTGGTGGAACAAGTGCTGCGGACCCTGATTCCCTTTCA ATGAAGCATTCTTTCCCAGATCTCTGGAATGTAGAGAAAAG ttttggCTCTATTATAGTCGGTGCAATCAGAACAAAGTTTGCTGCTAAAGGTGGTAAAAGTAGAGACACAAAGAGTTCTCCTGGCACAAAAAAGGGTTCGCGTGGGTCATTCTCTTTTAAGGGGGGAATGCAG ATTCTTCCTGATACGTTGTGCAAAAGTCTCTCACATGATGAGATCAATTTAGACTCCAAGGTACTCTCTTTGTCTTACAATTCTGGATCAAGACAGGAGAACTGGTCATTATCTTGTGTTTCGCATAATGAAACGCAGAGACAAAACCCCCATTATGATGCTGTAATTATGACG GCTCCTCTGTGCAATGTGAAGGAGATGAAGGTTATGAAAGGAGGACAACCCTTTCAGCTAAACTTTCTCCCCGAG ATTAATTACATGCCCCTCTCGGTTTTAATCACCACATTCACAAAGGAGAAAGTAAAGAGACCTCTTGAAGGCTTTGGGGTACTCATTCCATCTAAGGAGCAAAAGCATGGTTTCAAAACTCTAG GTACACTTTTTTCATCAATGATGTTTCCAGATCGTTCCCCTAGTGACGTTCATCTATATACAACTTTTATTGGTGGGAGTAGGAACCAGGAACTAGCCAAAGCTTCCAC TGACGAATTAAAACAAGTTGTGACTTCTGACCTTCAGCGACTGTTGGGGGTTGAAGGTGAACCCGTGTCTGTCAA CCATTACTATTGGAGGAAAGCATTCCCGTTGTATGACAGCAGCTATGACTCAGTCATGGAAGCAATTGACAAGATGGAGAATGATCTACCTGGGTTCTTCTATGCAG GTAATCATCGAGGGGGGCTCTCTGTTGGGAAATCAATAGCATCAGGTTGCAAAGCAGCTGACCTTGTGATCTCATACCTGGAGTCTTGCTCAAATGACAAGAAACCAAATGACAGCTTATAA
- the HEMG2 gene encoding Flavin containing amine oxidoreductase family: MQNGLIWDEGANTMTEAEPEVGSLLDDLGLREKQQFPISQKKRYIVRNGVPVMLPTNPIELVTSSVLSTQSKFQILLEPFLWKKKSSKVSDASAEESVSEFFQRHFGQEVVDYLIDPFVGGTSAADPDSLSMKHSFPDLWNVEKSFGSIIVGAIRTKFAAKGGKSRDTKSSPGTKKGSRGSFSFKGGMQILPDTLCKSLSHDEINLDSKVLSLSYNSGSRQENWSLSCVSHNETQRQNPHYDAVIMTAPLCNVKEMKVMKGGQPFQLNFLPEINYMPLSVLITTFTKEKVKRPLEGFGVLIPSKEQKHGFKTLGTLFSSMMFPDRSPSDVHLYTTFIGGSRNQELAKASTDELKQVVTSDLQRLLGVEGEPVSVNHYYWRKAFPLYDSSYDSVMEAIDKMENDLPGFFYAGNHRGGLSVGKSIASGCKAADLVISYLESCSNDKKPNDSL, from the exons ATGCAAAATGGTTTGATTTGGGATGAAGGAGCAAACACCATG ACTGAGGCTGAGCCAGAAGTTGGGAGTTTACTTGATGATCTTGGGCTTCGTGAGAAACAACAATTT CCAATTTCACAGAAAAAGCGGTATATTGTGCGGAATGGTGTACCTGTGATG CTACCTACCAATCCCATAGAGCTGGTCACAAGTAGTGTGCTCTCTACCCAATCTAAG TTTCAAATCTTGTTGGAACCATTTTTATGGAAGAAAAAGTCCTCAAAAGTCTCAGATGCATCTGCTGAAGAAAG TGTAAGCGAGTTCTTTCAACGCCATTTTGGACAAGAG GTTGTTGACTATCTCATCGACCCTTTTGTTGGTGGAACAAGTGCTGCGGACCCTGATTCCCTTTCA ATGAAGCATTCTTTCCCAGATCTCTGGAATGTAGAGAAAAG ttttggCTCTATTATAGTCGGTGCAATCAGAACAAAGTTTGCTGCTAAAGGTGGTAAAAGTAGAGACACAAAGAGTTCTCCTGGCACAAAAAAGGGTTCGCGTGGGTCATTCTCTTTTAAGGGGGGAATGCAG ATTCTTCCTGATACGTTGTGCAAAAGTCTCTCACATGATGAGATCAATTTAGACTCCAAGGTACTCTCTTTGTCTTACAATTCTGGATCAAGACAGGAGAACTGGTCATTATCTTGTGTTTCGCATAATGAAACGCAGAGACAAAACCCCCATTATGATGCTGTAATTATGACG GCTCCTCTGTGCAATGTGAAGGAGATGAAGGTTATGAAAGGAGGACAACCCTTTCAGCTAAACTTTCTCCCCGAG ATTAATTACATGCCCCTCTCGGTTTTAATCACCACATTCACAAAGGAGAAAGTAAAGAGACCTCTTGAAGGCTTTGGGGTACTCATTCCATCTAAGGAGCAAAAGCATGGTTTCAAAACTCTAG GTACACTTTTTTCATCAATGATGTTTCCAGATCGTTCCCCTAGTGACGTTCATCTATATACAACTTTTATTGGTGGGAGTAGGAACCAGGAACTAGCCAAAGCTTCCAC TGACGAATTAAAACAAGTTGTGACTTCTGACCTTCAGCGACTGTTGGGGGTTGAAGGTGAACCCGTGTCTGTCAA CCATTACTATTGGAGGAAAGCATTCCCGTTGTATGACAGCAGCTATGACTCAGTCATGGAAGCAATTGACAAGATGGAGAATGATCTACCTGGGTTCTTCTATGCAG GTAATCATCGAGGGGGGCTCTCTGTTGGGAAATCAATAGCATCAGGTTGCAAAGCAGCTGACCTTGTGATCTCATACCTGGAGTCTTGCTCAAATGACAAGAAACCAAATGACAGCTTATAA
- the HEMG2 gene encoding Flavin containing amine oxidoreductase family (HEMG2; FUNCTIONS IN: oxygen-dependent protoporphyrinogen oxidase activity; INVOLVED IN: porphyrin biosynthetic process, embryo development ending in seed dormancy; LOCATED IN: mitochondrion, plastid; EXPRESSED IN: 24 plant structures; EXPRESSED DURING: 13 growth stages; CONTAINS InterPro DOMAIN/s: Amine oxidase (InterPro:IPR002937), Adrenodoxin reductase (InterPro:IPR000759), Protoporphyrinogen oxidase (InterPro:IPR004572); BEST Arabidopsis thaliana protein match is: Flavin containing amine oxidoreductase family (TAIR:AT4G01690.1).) codes for MASGAVADHQIEAVSGKRVAVVGAGVSGLAAAYKLKSRGLNVTVFEADGRVGGKLRSVMQNGLIWDEGANTMTEAEPEVGSLLDDLGLREKQQFPISQKKRYIVRNGVPVMKKSSKVSDASAEESVSEFFQRHFGQEVVDYLIDPFVGGTSAADPDSLSMKHSFPDLWNVEKSFGSIIVGAIRTKFAAKGGKSRDTKSSPGTKKGSRGSFSFKGGMQILPDTLCKSLSHDEINLDSKVLSLSYNSGSRQENWSLSCVSHNETQRQNPHYDAVIMTAPLCNVKEMKVMKGGQPFQLNFLPEINYMPLSVLITTFTKEKVKRPLEGFGVLIPSKEQKHGFKTLGTLFSSMMFPDRSPSDVHLYTTFIGGSRNQELAKASTDELKQVVTSDLQRLLGVEGEPVSVNHYYWRKAFPLYDSSYDSVMEAIDKMENDLPGFFYAGNHRGGLSVGKSIASGCKAADLVISYLESCSNDKKPNDSL; via the exons ATGGCGTCTGGAGCAGTAGCAGATCATC AAATTGAAGCGGTTTCAGGAAAAAGAGTCGCAGTCGTAGGTGCAGGTGTAAG TGGACTTGCGGCGGCTTACAAGTTGAAATCGAGGGGTTTGAATGTGACTGTGTTTGAAGCTGATGGAAGAGTAGGTGGGAAGTTGAGAAGTGTTATGCAAAATGGTTTGATTTGGGATGAAGGAGCAAACACCATG ACTGAGGCTGAGCCAGAAGTTGGGAGTTTACTTGATGATCTTGGGCTTCGTGAGAAACAACAATTT CCAATTTCACAGAAAAAGCGGTATATTGTGCGGAATGGTGTACCTGTGATG AAAAAGTCCTCAAAAGTCTCAGATGCATCTGCTGAAGAAAG TGTAAGCGAGTTCTTTCAACGCCATTTTGGACAAGAG GTTGTTGACTATCTCATCGACCCTTTTGTTGGTGGAACAAGTGCTGCGGACCCTGATTCCCTTTCA ATGAAGCATTCTTTCCCAGATCTCTGGAATGTAGAGAAAAG ttttggCTCTATTATAGTCGGTGCAATCAGAACAAAGTTTGCTGCTAAAGGTGGTAAAAGTAGAGACACAAAGAGTTCTCCTGGCACAAAAAAGGGTTCGCGTGGGTCATTCTCTTTTAAGGGGGGAATGCAG ATTCTTCCTGATACGTTGTGCAAAAGTCTCTCACATGATGAGATCAATTTAGACTCCAAGGTACTCTCTTTGTCTTACAATTCTGGATCAAGACAGGAGAACTGGTCATTATCTTGTGTTTCGCATAATGAAACGCAGAGACAAAACCCCCATTATGATGCTGTAATTATGACG GCTCCTCTGTGCAATGTGAAGGAGATGAAGGTTATGAAAGGAGGACAACCCTTTCAGCTAAACTTTCTCCCCGAG ATTAATTACATGCCCCTCTCGGTTTTAATCACCACATTCACAAAGGAGAAAGTAAAGAGACCTCTTGAAGGCTTTGGGGTACTCATTCCATCTAAGGAGCAAAAGCATGGTTTCAAAACTCTAG GTACACTTTTTTCATCAATGATGTTTCCAGATCGTTCCCCTAGTGACGTTCATCTATATACAACTTTTATTGGTGGGAGTAGGAACCAGGAACTAGCCAAAGCTTCCAC TGACGAATTAAAACAAGTTGTGACTTCTGACCTTCAGCGACTGTTGGGGGTTGAAGGTGAACCCGTGTCTGTCAA CCATTACTATTGGAGGAAAGCATTCCCGTTGTATGACAGCAGCTATGACTCAGTCATGGAAGCAATTGACAAGATGGAGAATGATCTACCTGGGTTCTTCTATGCAG GTAATCATCGAGGGGGGCTCTCTGTTGGGAAATCAATAGCATCAGGTTGCAAAGCAGCTGACCTTGTGATCTCATACCTGGAGTCTTGCTCAAATGACAAGAAACCAAATGACAGCTTATAA
- the HEMG2 gene encoding Flavin containing amine oxidoreductase family (HEMG2; FUNCTIONS IN: oxygen-dependent protoporphyrinogen oxidase activity; INVOLVED IN: porphyrin biosynthetic process, embryo development ending in seed dormancy; LOCATED IN: mitochondrion, chloroplast, plastid, chloroplast envelope; EXPRESSED IN: 25 plant structures; EXPRESSED DURING: 13 growth stages; CONTAINS InterPro DOMAIN/s: Amine oxidase (InterPro:IPR002937), Adrenodoxin reductase (InterPro:IPR000759), Protoporphyrinogen oxidase (InterPro:IPR004572); BEST Arabidopsis thaliana protein match is: Flavin containing amine oxidoreductase family (TAIR:AT4G01690.1); Has 30201 Blast hits to 17322 proteins in 780 species: Archae - 12; Bacteria - 1396; Metazoa - 17338; Fungi - 3422; Plants - 5037; Viruses - 0; Other Eukaryotes - 2996 (source: NCBI BLink).), translating to MASGAVADHQIEAVSGKRVAVVGAGVSGLAAAYKLKSRGLNVTVFEADGRVGGKLRSVMQNGLIWDEGANTMTEAEPEVGSLLDDLGLREKQQFPISQKKRYIVRNGVPVMLPTNPIELVTSSVLSTQSKFQILLEPFLWKKKSSKVSDASAEESVSEFFQRHFGQEVVDYLIDPFVGGTSAADPDSLSMKHSFPDLWNVEKSFGSIIVGAIRTKFAAKGGKSRDTKSSPGTKKGSRGSFSFKGGMQILPDTLCKSLSHDEINLDSKVLSLSYNSGSRQENWSLSCVSHNETQRQNPHYDAVIMTAPLCNVKEMKVMKGGQPFQLNFLPEINYMPLSVLITTFTKEKVKRPLEGFGVLIPSKEQKHGFKTLGTLFSSMMFPDRSPSDVHLYTTFIGGSRNQELAKASTDELKQVVTSDLQRLLGVEGEPVSVNHYYWRKAFPLYDSSYDSVMEAIDKMENDLPGFFYAGNHRGGLSVGKSIASGCKAADLVISYLESCSNDKKPNDSL from the exons ATGGCGTCTGGAGCAGTAGCAGATCATC AAATTGAAGCGGTTTCAGGAAAAAGAGTCGCAGTCGTAGGTGCAGGTGTAAG TGGACTTGCGGCGGCTTACAAGTTGAAATCGAGGGGTTTGAATGTGACTGTGTTTGAAGCTGATGGAAGAGTAGGTGGGAAGTTGAGAAGTGTTATGCAAAATGGTTTGATTTGGGATGAAGGAGCAAACACCATG ACTGAGGCTGAGCCAGAAGTTGGGAGTTTACTTGATGATCTTGGGCTTCGTGAGAAACAACAATTT CCAATTTCACAGAAAAAGCGGTATATTGTGCGGAATGGTGTACCTGTGATG CTACCTACCAATCCCATAGAGCTGGTCACAAGTAGTGTGCTCTCTACCCAATCTAAG TTTCAAATCTTGTTGGAACCATTTTTATGGAAGAAAAAGTCCTCAAAAGTCTCAGATGCATCTGCTGAAGAAAG TGTAAGCGAGTTCTTTCAACGCCATTTTGGACAAGAG GTTGTTGACTATCTCATCGACCCTTTTGTTGGTGGAACAAGTGCTGCGGACCCTGATTCCCTTTCA ATGAAGCATTCTTTCCCAGATCTCTGGAATGTAGAGAAAAG ttttggCTCTATTATAGTCGGTGCAATCAGAACAAAGTTTGCTGCTAAAGGTGGTAAAAGTAGAGACACAAAGAGTTCTCCTGGCACAAAAAAGGGTTCGCGTGGGTCATTCTCTTTTAAGGGGGGAATGCAG ATTCTTCCTGATACGTTGTGCAAAAGTCTCTCACATGATGAGATCAATTTAGACTCCAAGGTACTCTCTTTGTCTTACAATTCTGGATCAAGACAGGAGAACTGGTCATTATCTTGTGTTTCGCATAATGAAACGCAGAGACAAAACCCCCATTATGATGCTGTAATTATGACG GCTCCTCTGTGCAATGTGAAGGAGATGAAGGTTATGAAAGGAGGACAACCCTTTCAGCTAAACTTTCTCCCCGAG ATTAATTACATGCCCCTCTCGGTTTTAATCACCACATTCACAAAGGAGAAAGTAAAGAGACCTCTTGAAGGCTTTGGGGTACTCATTCCATCTAAGGAGCAAAAGCATGGTTTCAAAACTCTAG GTACACTTTTTTCATCAATGATGTTTCCAGATCGTTCCCCTAGTGACGTTCATCTATATACAACTTTTATTGGTGGGAGTAGGAACCAGGAACTAGCCAAAGCTTCCAC TGACGAATTAAAACAAGTTGTGACTTCTGACCTTCAGCGACTGTTGGGGGTTGAAGGTGAACCCGTGTCTGTCAA CCATTACTATTGGAGGAAAGCATTCCCGTTGTATGACAGCAGCTATGACTCAGTCATGGAAGCAATTGACAAGATGGAGAATGATCTACCTGGGTTCTTCTATGCAG GTAATCATCGAGGGGGGCTCTCTGTTGGGAAATCAATAGCATCAGGTTGCAAAGCAGCTGACCTTGTGATCTCATACCTGGAGTCTTGCTCAAATGACAAGAAACCAAATGACAGCTTATAA